From the Nitrospirota bacterium genome, the window TCATGCTCCTGTGGCATTGCACTTTCAATACCGGTGTCGGTTGTTGCGGCTATTTCAAATGCCGCAAGACACGGGGTGTTAATCAAGGGTGGGGTATATTTAGAGTTGGCAGGCCATGTTAAGGCAATTGCCTTTGACAAAACAGGCTCCCTTACTGTTGGACGACCGGTGGTCACAGATGTGATACCGTTCGGAGGTGCTACAGAGGAGTCTGTCCTGAGTCTTGCATCGTCCATAGAGAGCCTTTCAGAGCATATTCTTTCTGATGCAATAATCAGCAGGGCGAAAGAACTTGGGATTTCAATAAAGGACGCTGAAGGATTTGAGGCATTTCCCGGTGTTGGGGCACGGGCGCTGATAGAAGGCAGGCCTTACTGCATTGGAAACAGTTCGTTATGTGCAGAGCCTGGCAACATGACAACAGAGACAGAGAAAAAAATACAGCAGTTCGAGGAAGAGGGCAAGACACTTGTCTTCTTAACCAGACAGGATGAATTATTAGTGAAGGGTGCACCTGAGGCTGGCGTTTCAGGTGAACTGCTTGGCATAATCGCCACCAGGGATGAAATCCGTCCTGAGGCAGAGGGGGCGCTCAAACGACTTAAGGAGATGGGGGTGACCGGTCTTGTAATGTTGACAGGGGATAATGAGCATGTGGCACGGGTTATAGCGGAAAAGGCCGGGATCAGTGAGTATGTAGCAAGGCTGCACCCTGAAGATAAAGTTAAGGCCATATCCGGTCTCAGGAGAGAATATGGTCTTGTTGCCATGGTTGGAGACGGGGTTAATGATGCCCCTGCAATGGTTGAATCAAATCTTGGGATTGCAATGGGTGCTGCAGGGACTGATGTTGCGATAGAGACTGGTGACATAGTACTTATGTCTGATGATCTTACAAAAATTCCTTATGTGCTGAACCTGAGCAGGAGGACTGTCAGTAATATAAGACAGAATATTGCGTTTTCATTGATTATTATCGGTTTTCTGGTGCCAGTTGCCCTGATAGGATGGATCGGCCTTGTGCCGGGTATTCTGATAAATGAAGCAGGGGGCCTTCTGGTTATAATTAACGGGCTGCGTCTTCTAAGATGATGCGAAGCCCCCCTTCTCCAACGCTGTGATATTATCAGGCAATGTAAGTAAGGCCGGATATCCAGCTTATTATGCCGAGTGCTGCAAATACTGCCAGTAAAGAGATTCCTACCGGGAGAGAGAAAGATGCATTGTTATCCATGTTTGATACCTCCATAATTTAATTTTCTTAGTACTATTATAATGAACAAACATTAAAGTACTGTTAACACTTCAGATATATTAAGAAATGTACTGAAGGCCGTTTATCCAGCTAATTGTGCCGAGTGCTAACACAACTGCCAGAAGTGCTACACCTACTGAGAGAGAGAATGTTGCCTTGTTTTCCATTTTTTGTTACCTCCATTTCTTTAATTCTGATAGC encodes:
- a CDS encoding cation-translocating P-type ATPase; this encodes MKQDTIYIDEMCCENEAQMVKACVQGVNGVSGCEANLVSRTLKVSYDPAVLSLDELIAAIDKTGMKAALQRAGKAKQPDMPWWKQPRLFTLLICGFFIFAGFVTEVILSIPHGQARLLYAIAILVGGYYPAKMGLTALKTLTPNIRTLMVVGAVGALILGLWEESALLVFIYSLGDVLEAYATDRVRGSVRALMGLAPKDASVRKNGGLVTINVDEIGIGDIVIIKPGERIPLDGEVISGNSSVNQAPITGESMPVSKVPGDEVFAGSINQRGSLEVRVSKPFQDTTLGRIIHYVEEAESRKSGYQRFGETFGRYYTPFMFALAIVVMVLPSIIFGNFPGWFYRGLVVLVVSCSCGIALSIPVSVVAAISNAARHGVLIKGGVYLELAGHVKAIAFDKTGSLTVGRPVVTDVIPFGGATEESVLSLASSIESLSEHILSDAIISRAKELGISIKDAEGFEAFPGVGARALIEGRPYCIGNSSLCAEPGNMTTETEKKIQQFEEEGKTLVFLTRQDELLVKGAPEAGVSGELLGIIATRDEIRPEAEGALKRLKEMGVTGLVMLTGDNEHVARVIAEKAGISEYVARLHPEDKVKAISGLRREYGLVAMVGDGVNDAPAMVESNLGIAMGAAGTDVAIETGDIVLMSDDLTKIPYVLNLSRRTVSNIRQNIAFSLIIIGFLVPVALIGWIGLVPGILINEAGGLLVIINGLRLLR